From a single Okeanomitos corallinicola TIOX110 genomic region:
- a CDS encoding PIN domain-containing protein, with protein MKVYIDTGVFIDYLSPQAIAGSTLRATSRRGRDPKKLFEDAEEVLKLVAAKHTGATSSFTYYEVEEALFKQLTSVAKGMTNASTLRVLAARSIVPQTVTAVRFFGISVLDLTAGIVEAQLNNMELYIRGIRAADALHVASAIQFDAEVVISVDEDMLKLDGVIVNSSGIPIKFCDTDLALNVL; from the coding sequence GTGAAGGTTTATATTGATACGGGTGTTTTTATTGACTATCTCAGTCCGCAAGCTATAGCTGGATCAACTCTCAGAGCTACATCACGTCGTGGACGTGATCCAAAAAAATTATTTGAAGATGCAGAAGAGGTTTTGAAATTAGTTGCTGCAAAACACACAGGTGCTACATCAAGTTTTACCTATTATGAGGTGGAAGAAGCTTTATTTAAGCAACTGACATCTGTTGCTAAGGGTATGACTAATGCTAGTACATTGAGAGTTCTTGCAGCCCGTTCTATTGTACCCCAAACAGTAACTGCCGTTAGGTTTTTTGGAATTAGTGTACTGGATTTAACGGCTGGAATTGTGGAAGCACAGTTAAACAACATGGAACTTTATATTAGGGGAATACGTGCGGCTGATGCACTTCATGTTGCTAGTGCAATTCAGTTTGATGCAGAAGTTGTCATTTCTGTAGATGAGGATATGCTGAAATTAGATGGTGTGATAGTTAACAGCAGTGGTATTCCAATAAAATTCTGTGATACTGATTTAGCATTGAATGTATTGTAA
- a CDS encoding DUF2997 domain-containing protein, which produces METLEFIIYPDGRVQEKVTGIVGASCAEVTAAIEAQLGQVVNQQPTSEFFANHATQETGVANTQTAFSDW; this is translated from the coding sequence ATGGAAACATTAGAATTCATAATCTATCCAGATGGTCGGGTACAAGAGAAAGTCACCGGTATTGTCGGTGCTTCCTGTGCTGAAGTAACAGCAGCGATAGAAGCGCAGCTGGGACAAGTGGTAAATCAGCAACCAACCTCAGAATTTTTTGCTAACCACGCTACCCAAGAAACTGGTGTAGCAAACACCCAAACTGCTTTTAGCGACTGGTAA
- a CDS encoding DUF1257 domain-containing protein — protein MSHFSQIKTQIRNLESLQDALSDLGIDWKPGPREVRGYRGQTHPAEVTIEQENGYDIGFRWNGKEYELVADLQYWQQNLSVDGFLRQVTQRYAYQTVMKETTKVGFQVAEEQKNADGSIRLVVQRWSA, from the coding sequence ATGTCACACTTTAGCCAAATTAAAACCCAAATCCGTAACCTAGAATCCTTACAGGATGCACTGTCCGACTTAGGAATAGACTGGAAACCAGGACCTCGTGAAGTACGTGGTTATCGTGGACAAACCCACCCTGCCGAAGTTACCATTGAGCAAGAAAATGGGTATGACATCGGTTTTCGATGGAATGGTAAAGAATACGAATTGGTAGCAGACTTGCAATATTGGCAGCAGAATTTATCCGTAGATGGATTTTTGCGTCAAGTAACCCAACGCTATGCTTACCAAACAGTAATGAAAGAAACCACAAAAGTAGGGTTTCAAGTTGCTGAAGAACAGAAAAATGCAGATGGTTCAATCCGTTTAGTAGTGCAACGCTGGAGCGCATAA
- a CDS encoding ferredoxin, which translates to MSQMQPFPEDLDHNLENSPSGLEPELGGFLRDEPEHSGLEPELGGVLRQRGVYVDEITCIGCKHCAHVARNTFYIEPDYGRSRVVRQDGDSEEVIQEAIETCPVDCIHWVDYTELKNLEEDRKYQVIPVAGYPVDHAVATTEKRRKKRKLKNKQS; encoded by the coding sequence ATGTCTCAAATGCAGCCTTTCCCAGAAGATTTAGATCATAATCTAGAGAATAGTCCTTCCGGTTTAGAACCAGAATTAGGCGGTTTTTTGCGAGATGAACCAGAACACTCTGGTTTAGAACCGGAACTGGGGGGAGTGCTGCGACAGAGAGGTGTTTATGTGGATGAGATTACTTGCATAGGTTGTAAACACTGCGCTCATGTTGCTAGAAATACCTTTTATATTGAACCAGATTATGGGCGATCGCGTGTAGTTCGTCAAGATGGGGATTCAGAAGAGGTAATTCAAGAAGCTATAGAGACCTGTCCTGTAGATTGTATTCACTGGGTTGATTATACCGAATTAAAAAACCTAGAAGAAGATCGCAAATATCAGGTAATTCCTGTAGCTGGTTATCCGGTAGACCATGCTGTAGCTACCACAGAAAAACGCCGTAAAAAGCGCAAATTAAAAAACAAACAATCTTAG
- a CDS encoding DUF4335 domain-containing protein, whose product MPGSNSVIRRYTPPTCTLEILAQSSPLSRWMGQTVLNQLRFELHFDDPTLPEESKITIQGDRDQIEAVCNAVTNYVQELLQKSADSFCLTSLESQPSTTTSHQPELSEQSESSEPNPTPLSSKSVNTSGMGILEATIYLEASEDLTHKLYLGSLANQTSGPTIKLTLLQLFDLATALDEYATDVITLPNLKSETSHSSPVFRFPVWTPVAAMVLLAIGLTPLTWQYANNIKNNQQQTATNTTSSPEKVALEPSPFAGLNAPGNLPTPPDNSEIIKLPNLDSVTPLPELNTIPTPLSFPNSTVAPAIKIPPQNTQSIPRITQPITPENFPLSIPKNSSELIKPSRIPTGTEATKPYIPNSPNISRIPESTANFPNNLETLTSEKLSAQSDLQESNRGNSTASTTTNFKSSDDLVARLRNAKQTAIPNKIAAEENKLFDSPQIAEARSFLQSNWQPPSGFSATLEYSLILGIDGTIERILPLNKAAREYIDNTGMPEIGKPFVSTNKAGQNLRLRVVFTPDGKVKTFAEKQ is encoded by the coding sequence ATGCCTGGATCAAATTCTGTCATTCGTCGCTACACTCCCCCCACTTGTACATTAGAAATCTTGGCGCAAAGCTCACCTTTATCTCGTTGGATGGGACAAACTGTCCTCAATCAACTCCGCTTTGAACTACACTTTGATGATCCAACATTACCCGAAGAAAGTAAAATTACCATTCAGGGCGATCGCGATCAAATCGAAGCTGTATGTAATGCTGTTACTAATTATGTGCAAGAACTGCTGCAAAAATCAGCAGATAGCTTTTGTTTAACTTCTTTAGAGTCCCAACCATCAACGACAACTTCTCATCAACCAGAATTATCAGAACAATCAGAATCATCAGAACCCAACCCCACTCCATTATCATCTAAAAGTGTAAACACTTCTGGAATGGGAATATTAGAAGCGACAATTTACTTAGAAGCTAGTGAAGATTTAACTCATAAATTATATTTAGGTTCTTTAGCTAACCAAACATCAGGCCCTACAATTAAACTTACGTTATTACAATTATTTGATTTAGCAACTGCTTTAGATGAATATGCTACTGATGTGATAACTTTACCAAATCTTAAAAGTGAAACTTCACATTCAAGTCCAGTTTTTCGCTTTCCAGTTTGGACACCTGTTGCTGCCATGGTGCTATTGGCAATAGGTTTAACTCCCTTAACTTGGCAATATGCTAACAATATTAAAAACAATCAACAGCAGACAGCTACAAATACTACATCATCCCCAGAAAAAGTTGCTCTTGAACCTTCACCATTTGCTGGTTTAAATGCTCCTGGAAATTTACCAACTCCTCCTGACAATAGTGAGATTATTAAGCTGCCTAATTTAGATTCCGTAACGCCACTACCTGAGTTGAATACAATTCCCACTCCTCTTTCTTTTCCTAATTCCACAGTTGCACCCGCCATCAAAATTCCACCACAAAATACACAGTCAATACCACGCATAACTCAGCCAATCACTCCAGAAAATTTCCCATTATCAATACCAAAAAATTCTTCGGAATTGATTAAACCTAGTCGAATTCCTACAGGAACAGAAGCTACAAAGCCATATATACCAAACTCTCCTAACATATCAAGAATACCTGAATCTACAGCGAATTTCCCTAACAATCTAGAAACGCTTACTTCAGAAAAATTATCTGCTCAATCAGATTTACAGGAATCAAATAGAGGTAATAGTACCGCAAGTACAACTACCAATTTCAAAAGTAGTGATGATTTAGTTGCTAGGTTGCGAAATGCTAAACAGACTGCAATACCTAATAAGATAGCTGCTGAAGAAAATAAATTATTTGATAGTCCTCAAATCGCAGAAGCTAGATCATTTTTACAGAGTAATTGGCAACCTCCATCTGGATTTTCAGCAACCTTAGAATATAGTTTGATTTTAGGTATTGATGGTACTATTGAACGAATTTTACCATTAAATAAAGCTGCAAGAGAATATATAGATAATACTGGTATGCCTGAAATTGGTAAACCATTTGTATCTACTAATAAAGCTGGTCAAAATCTTAGACTGCGGGTAGTTTTTACTCCCGACGGTAAGGTGAAAACCTTTGCGGAGAAACAGTAA
- a CDS encoding DUF3038 domain-containing protein, which yields MLKVMQSATNSATSNSQWEELSQFPTPNSGAWDNIKTQLDLILLALETLTGLGSDSMLSAAINLHLESKLPDRVALWRLRQSNPIRKGQGGRKKLDVDEARSLVLITCYLAKQHQELIRRAIGLLEKIAAKNQEPHQNALLGDYIDAFCNTYQERMEEDETISTDLLTNLAIKLLVDLLFYSAPTGHRRLWLTLLDRSTKQF from the coding sequence ATGCTAAAAGTTATGCAATCGGCCACCAATTCAGCCACATCCAACTCCCAGTGGGAAGAGTTAAGCCAATTTCCGACACCAAACTCAGGTGCATGGGACAATATTAAAACCCAATTAGATTTGATCCTTTTGGCACTGGAAACTTTAACTGGTCTTGGTTCAGATTCTATGTTGTCTGCGGCTATAAATCTTCATCTAGAGTCAAAATTACCAGATCGAGTTGCATTGTGGCGACTGCGCCAATCTAACCCGATTCGTAAAGGACAAGGAGGGCGGAAAAAGCTGGATGTAGATGAGGCGCGATCGCTAGTTTTAATTACCTGCTATTTAGCTAAACAACATCAAGAGTTAATTCGCCGTGCAATTGGGTTATTAGAAAAAATAGCCGCCAAAAATCAAGAACCACACCAGAATGCTTTACTAGGAGACTATATAGATGCTTTTTGCAATACCTATCAGGAAAGGATGGAAGAAGATGAAACAATCTCCACAGATTTACTGACTAATTTAGCGATAAAATTGCTGGTAGATTTGCTGTTTTACAGCGCCCCTACCGGACATCGCCGACTGTGGTTAACTTTGCTAGATCGTTCTACAAAACAATTTTAG